The genomic region TCCATCTCAGCCTCCCTCCTTTATATAACGGGAACATTTCCATCCAATAGTATGTCTAAATTAATGTGGTTCCCAATTGCCCTGATAGCACAACTCCTGAAATTTTCAGAGAATCACAGAAAACCAAAACAGACACCTAGCACTTGGATAGAAAGTTCTGAatagaatttccattttaaacttCAACTCTAAAAAGAACATGGCAACAGATGTGTAAAATCAAACATATAACTTTACACAGAACAACATTTCTCCTTTGCTAAAACTACCAACAGTAATTCAGGTTTGGAAAATGTGACTTGTCACTATTGAAAAAGGACATTTAATTAATTCTCTTCTCTTGTCCTAAAAGATATCAagtccccccacctcccacccccaagaGCCACTCAAATAGAGGATGGTCAGAAAGGTGTCTGGAATAGAACAGTAGGACTTGACAGCTATGGATTGAACATTATTAAGCTCAACTCTTCAGGAAATACCTTGAAAGGCCATGACATATAgtcatttatctttttgtttgggCATGATTTGACTCACAGAGTGGGGGCTAAAGGGTAGGGTGCAAGAGCAGGAACCAGGCAGAGACTGAGCCAGCCCAGGTGTTCCGCTGTAGTGCCCTCACCTGAAGGTGCCCTCTGTACAAGCTCTGAAGACATACACAAGTGGGGTCTATTTGAAACTggtcaacaataaaaagaagagagcTGGTGCTCTCTTGGAAGTGAAGAAAACTAATAACATAATAATACGATACCTATTAGCTAGAAGTTAAAATTTTTCAGTGACAAATTACAGCCTCTGTGGTATTCAGAAACTTGCAAGGATCACAAGGGTCAGGAGAAGAGCTGACCAATAGAACCTTCTGAAAtactggaaatgttctatatatgctCTGTCTAATAGGAGTACTTGAAACGTGACTAGCCTGTCTGAGGAACTGAAATTTAAagcttaaattttgtttaaatttaattcatttaaattaaaatacgAAGTTATTTGTAGCTAGTGGATACCATATTGGACAGAGCATGTTTAGAGCCATCACTCAAAGTTTACCAAGAGTCTTTATACAATgcttaattttctcaaaaatgattCTATAAGAAAACAGGTTTCAAACACGTGTGCTAATATTCACGACTATGTGATTGCAAAATCAGtgtgagttaaaaataaatgcactATCTCTACTAGTTGAAACTGTATCCAACAATCTATTTGATCTATGGGCTTTTCTGTGAGTCttatggagaaagaggaaaaaaacaaattaaaaggagATAACCAATAGCTTGCCTGTTTTGCAATCAGCATGTCCCTACATTATGGTATCTGAAAGTCATAGGAAAAACcagaatggaaaatgaaaaacagcaacaacTGGGAGTATTTGATTTAGAGGGAAGATGTACAGAATTAAAGGACAGTGACCTTTTATTCCTACTACTGTTCAAAATAGGAGGCACATGTGCCAATAATCAGATAAAGTAGAAAGCTGATAAATCGTAAAATGTATTTTGCCAGCACAGGAGAATGCAACCACAGGACGCAAATTCTGAGGCTTGAAGGGTCCTTAAACATTATCCACTTCGAACTCTCCTGCAGATAAATAAGTGACTTAAAGCCCAGAGAAGTGCTCAGTGTCCCTGAGATAACAGCCATGCTCAGCCCCAGATCGCCCAGTTCCTGTTCTCCTCACTGCAACTTTCACTCTAGTTCTGCTGAACACAGACTGAGCCCAGAGTAGAGAAGGAGCCTCATCTCCATCCTCCTTGTCCCCAACTCTGGTGAGCAGAAAATAAAGAATGTTTTAACCACGCTGCTCCACTTGACACCTAAGCTCCCTTCACTAACACAGCATTCCTAAGAAATCACGCAATTTACACAATTTACCAAGCACActgtgaaaaggaaaattataatacATAACTGTGTTAAGAGAATGCTTTACAGAGGGAGAGCTTTTCAGTTTAACATGTATTTTGTTGTAAAGGTGCCTTGCTTCATACTCAAAAAGATACATGAGTTCAAGAAACGCAGCTCCAATTTCCAAAGCAAATGACTACTTATCTTACACTTTTGGTGACTCAACGGGACCATGAAAAGATGTGAAGAGAGAAACAatcactttaaaaagcaaaaacaaacaaccatCCTCCTTTTAGCACTAGAACTTAGACATCATTTAGCTcaaaactctcattttacaggtgaaaacaCTGAGATGGCAGATTTTAAATGGCTTGTTTCAAGCCACACGTCTAGTAAGTAAAAAAAATTGGGTGTTAGAGGCGGGATTTCTGTCTCCACGTTCAGAGCTTTCTGTTACTCTAGAAACCACAACGAGACAGATGTCTACAaaccagaaaaaggaagaaaagaacaattaTCCTGCATATGTCGTTGTTTTAAAATGcctgttatttttaatttgagttcTATTTTGACATAAAATATTCCATAGTTTTTTATGTAATCACATGGAATAgtgatggaagaaagaaaattacatttcAGGAGCTATGTAAATGATCAGGGAATAAAACCACTTTAGTTCCTGAATTTTATAAACTTTCTTGGTCTTCAGATAATCTTCTACAGATAAATGCCACACTACTGCTGATAAGAGCGAGAGATAAATAACACTGCACATTTTAAATGTCATGTACTTTGAATTTCATACCGTGCTCTTATAAATGAAtccataagagaaaaagaaaatgctaaataaatacagTGATGAAGCTTACATTCTTGTGCTGCTGGTCTTGTTAATGATAACAGATTTCCCTGTTTGATCCACATTATGATCCAGCCCAAAGTAAGCTGCCACTCGATGGACAAGCATCCTTTGATAGGATGACATCTGAGGGAACTTTTTATAATGATTACTGGAAGAGAACACAAGAAAAAGTGGAATCAGCATTTTCGTTTCTGGCCTGTAGTATATTTTCTAGGTACAAAcacaaaatcatttctttttcagcCAAACTAGTAAGATTATTTCATCTCTGGCATCACTTAATGTCCTCATTTCCAGATAATTTTCCACTTACGATAGATTTATTGATTAAGCTGCAATCATTATCTTTGTTTCATAGTTGCACATTTCTCTCATCAAACAGAACTTAGTGTCTGTTGGAAAGTATTCTGTTTTATTCCGTGATACCTTATCAACGGAGCCAGGCACAGGACAAATGATATGACATAATATGTGACTGCAGATGCCTATCTGGAGATGTGTCATTACACGGTTTACACTGAAAGCAGCATAATTATTTCCAGGCATAACTGACTGCAGCCAGCTGGAGCCCAttaaaaaactataataaaaatgaaaagggtCGCTTCTTGTTACAACTACTCTATGCTAATCAGTGGCCCCCTGTTTATAGCCATTTTGTTAGGAATTCAACAAGCAGGAGTGCACATGATCCAAGGAAAAATTCCCATCAGCATATAGTTCCTAATGCCAATAGCATTTCCATTGAACAAATCAGCAAACATATTAAACAATGTTTTATCTATCCCTAAATCTTTCCATAATGAATAATGAAACCCAAATACCAAACCAAGACAGAGCATATAAATTAACCAGCATTGCAATTTAACATACTTGTTGTCGCCAATGAAATCAATAATTTCCTGCTCCATTTTCAAGAGTATCATCCTGTCcctgaaaaagaaatgttaaaatgaaaaggctttttgttcttttcatacCCAATGACCCAAAACATTCATTTGGCTGTATGGAAAGATTGTTTAAACGTATGTGGCTATAAATCTGTACCTAATTCTTCTCTGGAACATGCTGTCCATCTACATATGATTTCCTTCTACTTAAGATTATTTCTCATCTCGTTTTAAGTATTTTGTCATACTGAAACTTTTGTAGTTTTGATGTTAACCAGGACATGCAAAGTATTAAGACGataaaacactttaaataaactgtatatttcaaattaataggAAATTGGAACAAAACAAAGCCCAAGAAGATGGTTATAGAACTGCATTGAAGCACAGTTGATTTATTTGACATTGATTCTCATTCTCTACTTTTTCCCCTTTAATCAGTATCTCTTTGTGACCAGGAAAGCAGAACTCCTAAACTATAATTTATTCATTGGGTAACTACCCAGGAATTAAGACTATCTATAAACAGTAAACATGCAAACTattaacagaaaagagaaaatacaagagaCAGTTTAAGGCATTAAGAAAGTGTCTGCATTTTAAAACTCGCTTCTTAGAAGTGTTTGGCTTAACGATTTTGATTGTAATATTCTACTTGATCCTTCTAAAAATAAGAGGCTTACTTAATAATTTACCTGGAATTATTCTTTAATGTGTTAATCAGAAACTCGTGTAAGTCTATGCCTGTAGAATCCGTATATTCTTGGCTGCAATCTGAAACAAATAGCAGGATGGAGTTGTCAGGAAGGATGGTGGGGAGGTGAGGTGGAAAAGGTTTTCCCAACCTTTCCAGGTTCCCTCCTGCTCAGGTAAATTTTAGATGAAGTTATTGTTATGAAAGATACATGTTTCAAAACTAACAACCTGGCAATATAATGTCAGAATGAAAATTAGGTTCGGGGATTGAATACACTCAGTAGATCCTGAGTGTGGAAAGACCCAACTGTCATAGAAAGAGAAGCCGGCAcagttgggggcggggggtggagtCAAATATCACATGTTCATTCTGTGCTGTAAATCAGCAAGGACACGACCTCCACATGACGGGTACTCCCAACCCACAGAGAGAACTCTCAAGAGTTTGAGATCCCATGGAACCCTCTTTCTCTtaaaacagagaagcaaaaaaggaaagtttTGTTCTGACTATCTAACTATTAATCAGTACAAAACACAGGAGGGCACTAACTGCTTCCAGGTCTCTTGAGTCTTCTGATGTTGGCTAATGCTTAATTTCTAAAACCATTTTAGGACCCTGTACTCCCCACTCTTGTATCCACCTTGGGTTTTAGATATTTATCAGCAGAGACAATCATTATAAGCAGATATGCGGTTATAGAGCACGATATTAGAAGTAGTTGTCATTCTTCAGCTGATCAGATGCCTTattctttctgttattaaaaaaagTCTGCTACAAAGCTATTTATTCATGGCATTCTTCATTTCAGCTtaacttacttttgtttttatttttgattttttgtttattttagctttgtACCATTATATATATCGCAACAATTTGAAAAGTGTGGATTGTAGGTTTGGGGTTTTAGAAAGAATGagttttttggaaaaatttttattgaagtagGAGTGTATATGTTTTAAATGAGACATTACATGGCAGTATATgggttgcagagaaaaaaatgcacCTGTGCTAGATAAAATCTTAATCATGTATTCTATTGAAATTGACACATACACCTATGCTTTGGGGACGACATCACTTGTTGACTGAGAATTGCTAATCCACTATCTGTCTTTAAAGATAAACATGGAAGTGTGGCTATAAAACTGGGTAGCATTACAGTTCATCAATCCAAGTTAATTGGACTAATACACCTGAATTAAAAGCAGATTTATATTCAGTCCCTTGCACAAACATCATTGAAAATAGGAGATCCACATGAAAATCCAAGGAAATATGTGATCCTAAAAGTAACCTTTCTGGATACACAAAGAATGACACCAAGAACAGAAAAATCAAGTTCACATCTtctacacacacatacgtacacataTAAAATTCTATGCAGAGTTTGGTGGGAGGTGAATATGCATGTAAAATCTAGAATGTATTCTACGACTATTTGTGTCCAAATTGAGCAAGTTAAGGAAAGATTTTCACATTCACCTTTTGATAACATTCTGATCTTGGGTTTTTCAGaggttttatctttgtttttatccttttctttttctctttcagagtCATCTTTCCTAGATTTATCATCCTCTTGCAGgctggggaaactggaaagcTGTAAATGAATTGATTCCTGttgaggaaaaaatataatactttAGGGCCAGATTTAAGAAACTCTGTCTGGTTTCCATTTTGCAAAGAGgttactaagtaaaagaaaatgaaagccaggtgcagattttttttcttaaatggtaAAAAAATTAAACCTGTCAGAAAAATAATTGCCCTTTAAGGTGAATTAAACTTCAGAAGTCAATGGGAGGTCATGAGAAACATCTACCACTAAAACTTTGCCTCATGAATGTTaaccttaagcaagttactttCCCGTAGATCACAACTCTTATTTTCTCTacaggtttatttttaaacacctgGGAAAAAATTTCTTTATCAGTACGCTTGCATCACAGCTGCTGTCgtgtctcaaaaaaaaaaggcttcttCAGTTCTTTTCTATAATTCCTTGTAAGGAGAAATTGGCacaaacacagacagacagatattATGAATCATAATTACAGATAGAACAGACATAAATAAAGGCCTTAACAGCCAATTTACAATAAAAAGCCTATTTTAGAACCAACATCAACAATGATTTCTACTACTATGAAAATCCAAGACATATAATTGCAGGAATCCTGGGTATAGATTCTCATACATTGTTTACAAATGCCAATAATAAATCATCGTAATATATGGTTACACTAAGCATTGCCTTTTCGAAAAGGTAGAAAGTAGAACAATATTTCTCATAAATTGTATATAATTGTtaagtattatttaaattttagtatCAGTTAATCCTTTCCAAAATGTAAGTCTCTTGAATTGATGCTGGGCCTAAGATAGACCATTTACAGTGTAGGGGTAGAATCTGCTTTTACATTTACTCATTTTACACTGAAAACAGATCATTTTGTATTAACTCACATATGAGCCATTTGGCTAATAGCATGTTCACTGTTTTGAAGAAGAATGAGCCAATtatgttttttagttttatggAAAATCTATGCTATGATTAAAACTATGACAATTAGTCAACATTAAGCCCACTTGTTCTTATGTAAGAGATCATCTGATGGGAAAGCTTTCTTCTACTAGTGACATTAAAATTTATGATGTAGGGAAAAAATATTCCCAATGACTAATAGTGTTTCTCATCAAAACTAAACTAATCCTCCTCTACCTGTGACTAAATTGATGCCTGTACATCTTCAAAGTATGGCCAACTGGGAATTTTAATGGTTCTTGGTAAACCTGGCTAATGTAATAAGCATAAAACAAAACTCGTCCAAAGCCAagtttcttttttgggaggggCTACATTGTAAATTCCTGGCTGGAATAAAAAGACACTATAGTTGGAAAGACCCATGATATAGAGGATGAAATAAAACACTTTCTCATGGTAAATATTTATCTTACCGGGTTTCCTGACACCCACATGTTTATCCTGGGGATGGACATATACAAAGTATGTAAAACTGAGTGTAATTTGATTATACAGTCTTTTATCACATGATTTGGGATGGAAATGTCTTAGTCTGCAAAGTTTCAGACAGATTTTAGGGTTATGATTTGCTTCTACTTGCTAAGGAAACAGCTGGAACATTTCTGGCTCAGAAGACATGGCTGGGCATGGGGAAGAATCAGTTTGACAGTTGATcgggaggggaaactgagggtaCCAAGCCATGGGAGTGGTCTCATTGCTTCTTCAAAACCAGTTGAACCATCCAGCCTCTGTCAGTTTGAATCTAAAATCAAAGAGGCTTGGAAATATAAATGCAAGAGCAGAGGCTAAAGGACATCATTTACCAAAAAATGTACAAACTCATGACATGTGTTGACAAATACTATACTCAGAAAAATATCTATCTTTTCTAGACATAAATATACATTATGGTGTTGAAAGAACACACAAAAGTGCTGTAGAGTTGGTAAAAAACaatctgttattttttaatatttttattgatatgcttaataataaaatacaagtGTTAATAAATACATTGGTACAGGATAAGTTTATATCCAACAACAGTAAAAGAATGATTCAAGTTGCAGTAATACACTGATAGGTAAATAGTATAACATGAGAAAAGCAAAACTCCTTTAACTTAAGGACAGACTGAACCATTAGCTATGGGTCTGAGATCAAGTAATACAGGTAGCAAGAGTTTTTCCCACACAGGAAAATGAAGGCAGTTTTCCAAATACTGTGAATATACAAACATCGGGGAAGCAATACAATCCATATACTGTATACTTCTGCCAGTGTTCTCTGGGATACAGTTCCCACATTTCATAAGTGCCGGTGGTACCTAATGAAGGCATTGCATATAAGCTCAAAGgtctgctcctttcttctctaaaaaaaaaagtaacatggCTGCTTGCTTACTTATATGTGTCTCTGGGTTTTTTCTACCAGCCCCCTGCTCCCACCACCCCTCGACCAGGCCAAAGAGAAGCTTGCAAGCTCTAATTCTCTCCTACAAAGCTAGTCTTGGTTACTGAGCTTGGAACCAGCAGGAACAAAGCACCGTTTGCATCTTATTTCTCTGTACCAAATGCGTGGAGAAACTACACTTAGGCTCAGGACGGGCACTATGATACAGATGATCTCCTAAAAAATTTCCTCCTGGCATCTTGTCAAATGGGATAAAAAGCAGATTAAGTCTATAAAGGCTGTGCTCCTCTGCCTGGCATTAGGAGTGGGGGACATGTGGGGCATTATTTCTCCCAGAGTCTGTTATTCTGCAGAGTTAACATATATCATGTGCAGTACATTATAAGCCATCAATCAATATTTAATAATACAAGGTGTGATATTCACATTATTCCCCTTTTTCAATCTCCATTAAAAATAGAAGCACAAATAAAATGCTGAAGAAAAGCCACACATTTCTCAGAGCCCAAGTAAAATAAAGCTTGTGTATGAAACATAGTGATGGCTACCGAAAGATAGCTTGTCCATGTCATAAAGCACGCCTTACGACATGAGTGGCATGTTAAGAAAATGaggtgaggaaaaaaaaatactcttagGACAAAATCTATAAGGAATTTATTTTTGGTCCTTTTAAAGAAAGTGCTCTCAATGCTCTCTGTATCCATGAGGAGAATTTAGAGTATTTCAattaaagtaaaaagagaaaagcaaaacaagaccaaacaaaaataatgatatCTTAATCAATTTTCCCTCCACTGGGCTCAGATAAATCATTTGACTTTTGTCTTGACTGCTCTCAGCCTCTGAGAAAATAAGGGAAATTTCGGCAGTAAGACTATTTTTATAAAAGCTAATAAGATGCCTAAAAGGCAAACATAAATAAACATGATGTGAAGTTTCCCATCTTGTCAGGGAAGGGCTTCactggaatttgaatttttaGAGCCTAATAGTCTTGCTGTAAGGAGCAAAAATAAGTGTAAGGATATGCagcaatatattaataatattaacttAAATTACCATTAACTCAGATTCTTTTCTGGACAATTTGTCCAGTATTGAGAAATCTCCACCAAAGGCCATAGAAGTACGTCTCCAAAGCTGAATGCCCCTATTCACTATTTCTAAAGATTCGTAAGAGTCAAGAGGTGTGTTTCTCATAGGCAAGTGCATTCTGGGGAGGCGAGAGGTAACAATCTCCAATTAGGAAGGAGACGGGGTACTTAGGACTATATTTGGTTCAGTCTCATCAAGAGAGAGCCTTTGAGGAAATTCAGCACTACCAGgcttactttttaaagttttaatctAAATTCTTTTGAATTCCTTTCCATTTCAGTGTTCAGAGGGTCTGGAAAAAAACAAACGCAATACTCTGTGACAAACTGTTAAACTAGTTAAGAATGTCTCATTAACAGGGGATGAAGCcagaaaactatttcttttttcaattattttttctcccccaaaacaCTGTTTAATACTAAATTAATACTCATGCACACAAAGGCAGATCCCATTCATGCTCTTAGTGATAATGACAGGGGTATACCTGATCCTGGAGACTTTCACCTCCTGGTCTGGCTGAGGATTCTTCACAGACAGCAAGACTGCGGGTCAATTTACCTTTTCCGGCTCCTGActgggaaggggaaagaaaaggaaggaaaggaaaataaagaaaacaaacagaaaacattcTCAGGCTGTCAAATCATCTCCACTTTCACAGAACACTTCCAAATCAGACTTTTAAAACTGAACTTCAAGTCGGCCACTCAGTGCTGTCTACGCTGACTCAAAGCATCAGACTCCTGTGTCGATGGGGGATGCAAGTGGAAGAGAATGTGAGTGGATCAATTTAAGGAACACTTTTAACAAATTGTGCCCATCACATTGGAAACATATAAAGAATGAATTGCTGCCATTTCATGAAAATATAAGGagaaaaagatgacaaaaattaatttctactAAAACtgactttggaagagatttgaCTGAGAAGATGCTTTAAAAGATGAAGAAGGTGTCTTAAACACCAGAACCTGTTTACTTTAAGGCAAAAATCAATTGGGGAGACAAAAACATTCAtcctaaatttaatttaaaataaaaacaaaacaagtggcTATTCATTTTGTAAAGCACTGTCAAACTGAAAGTGTGAAAACAGGATCAAATATATATGTTTGCAGCTATGTGAACCCTTGAACCCTGAATACTCTAATTAAAAAGCACacagagcaagaaagaaagacagatgtCAACACGACCCCATCAAAAGCAGATAGCACTAGTACAGCCAAGATCCACACACCACCATCTGAATTGTTGGCAAATCTGTTAACCCCAATGTGAAATACGCAATTGCTATCCCTGATAGCAGGTCATTGCAGAATCTCCAGAGCCCTACCttggattttcttctctcttggttCTGAGCTTCCAGCCGCCTCTGTGtgttagaaacaaaataaaacaaacaagcaaacaaaaaaaacaaacagtaaacCAACACccgggaaagagagagggagagaaggcatCACTATAGTTGAGAAATCAACAGCAATGGCAACATGGTATTATAACCCTTTGGAAGGACTCCCCCTTCCCTCGCTCCTCCAAACTTTCAACTCTAACTTTTGGTTCTCTCTCCTTACAGCAGCTattggagagggaaaaagccaACTTTGAAGGCTTTTGGCCATTATGTGGCTACCTGCCTTTGCTCACTGGTTTATAAAAACAGTTAACACTTTTGTAGTCTGGTTCAAAGAAAATCAATAGAGGCTATTTGCAAGTAcagtcccccctcccccccccactaCCAAATCTTTCTTATAAATCATGATGTATTTAATGATATCACTTTTTCAATCATATCACTTTTTTGGTACTGTCAATCACTCCCaatctccccccacctccaccccttctcaagctctctctctctctgtctctctctctctccttggctgggaATTCTAGGGCTTAATCATTTGCTAATAAGA from Equus caballus isolate H_3958 breed thoroughbred chromosome 16, TB-T2T, whole genome shotgun sequence harbors:
- the ARPP21 gene encoding cAMP-regulated phosphoprotein 21 isoform X11, encoding MSEQGDLSQAMVEGGGPEQEMATPENGIVKSESLDEEEKLELQRRLEAQNQERRKSKSGAGKGKLTRSLAVCEESSARPGGESLQDQTL